The DNA segment CAAGAGTTTGTATGACCAATGGGGGCTTACGACAGAAAAGGGGCGTATTCCTGTAGGGACTGATATGGCAACATCAATAGAAGGTGTGTTTGTCGCGGGAGATGCTGCGATTTACCCAAGTAAAATGATGCTGATCGCTTCAGGATTTAACGAGGCGATGGCGGCTGTGAACAGTGCCAAATCATTTATTGATCCAAAGGCGAAGTCGCAAGTGTATAGTACAGTCATTTACAAGCATCTTGAATAACCTCTTTCAGCAATTTTCTTCTGTTTAAGGTAATATTAAAATATACCATTACCCAATAAGAGAGGGGAGTATTGCAATTATGAAGCAGTATGATTTCCATGTATGGGCCTATGAAAAAACGTTCAGCCATTTAAGGAAACTTCCAGGAGACCTCTTTGAAAAGGAAGTGCAGAGTGTGTTTCGTTCGTTATCAGAAGTGTTTGCACACGTGTATGTCGTTGATCATCTCTGGCTCGGGAGCGATCTCCGGAAAAAGCTTTGCTGAGATCTGCCGTTCAATCGACCAATGGACAGACGAAGCTAAGGTAGGCAGTATTGAGGATATGGAGGAGCTGTTTGCAAATCTTGCTCAAGAGTACAGGCTCTTTCTTCAAGATAAACAGGGTGAGGAGCAGATAACGGTTGAACATCCGGAGTTTGGAACACTAACCGCTTCCTATTCAGATCTTATTCAGCATGTGGTGAATCATGGTACATATCATCGGGGAAACATTACAGCCATGTTAAGACAGCTAGGCTATGAAGGTGCCTCGACTGATTATATCTTTTACTTGTATGAAACAACACAATGATAAAAGCAGAAATAGGATAAACATAAGAGGTATGAACCGTGATCCTAGGTAGTGGTTCGAATAGGGTTCGGCCTAATTTGGAAAAAATAGACATACCCCGTTTTAGCTGACAGGGTGTCTGTTTTTTAATGCGTATAATTGCCATGATGAGGGCGATTAAGGTCACAATTAGCTATCATCACCATTAAGGCTTCAGTGTACATTCATGGCATTATCCCTTTTACCATACAGTCAGAAGTGGGATGTTTGCTTTTGGAAAAAATAAATGGGTTATAACGTTTCAGTCCGAAACATATTTAACTTTAAATCCCTGGATAGTTTTTTAATAAGTGCTCCTCCAGCTGTACTGTTTCCTTTTTTATCAATAGCCGGACCAACAATTCCAATACCCATACGACCTGAGACTACCCCAATAATACTGCCGGAAACCCCACTTTTACAAGGGAATCCGGCGTCAACAGCGTATTCTCCCGAAGAATTATACATTCCCGAGGTCATCATGATCGCCTTTACTGTACGTAAATGGTGGGGAGGGATCAGTCTCTCTCCACCCGGATCAACGCCGTCGCGTGCTAGAAGTAACCCAACTCTGGAAAAATCCTCACAGCACATCATCACTGCGTTTATTCGAAAGTAAAGGTCCAGTGCTGCTTCAACATCGAAGATTAACGCTCCTGTGCTTTGCATGAAGTAGGCCAATGAACGATTGCGAGCGCCATTAGCTATTTCCGCTTGATAAACAGATTCGTCCATAGCCAACTCATTATTATTGGTCATTTGTTTCAAAAAACGTAAGTAACGATCAAAACGATTGTCGTTGTTTCCTCCTTTTATCAGTGAACAAACAACGATCGCACCAGCGTTAACCATAGGATTAAATGGTTTAACTTTGTCATGGGATTCAATTGCACCAATGGAATTAAACATCTCATCTGTCGGCTCCATGCCTACTGTTTGAAAGACACGTTCTTTTCCGAAATCATGCAAAGCCAGCATAAGCGCAATAATTTTTGCAGTGCTTTGCATGGGAACGCAATGAGTTGAATTTCCTGCAGAGTACACACTTTGATCAGTCGTCATAATTGATACTCCCAGTTTATCTCTCAATGTATCATCAAAATTAGGGAGTGAAGTGTTTACATTTCCATTAACCGCATAAGGTCTGCAGTCTTCGATGGCTTCATTTAGGTATTCGTTTGTTAAT comes from the Halobacillus shinanisalinarum genome and includes:
- the glsA gene encoding glutaminase A produces the protein MKQLTNEYLNEAIEDCRPYAVNGNVNTSLPNFDDTLRDKLGVSIMTTDQSVYSAGNSTHCVPMQSTAKIIALMLALHDFGKERVFQTVGMEPTDEMFNSIGAIESHDKVKPFNPMVNAGAIVVCSLIKGGNNDNRFDRYLRFLKQMTNNNELAMDESVYQAEIANGARNRSLAYFMQSTGALIFDVEAALDLYFRINAVMMCCEDFSRVGLLLARDGVDPGGERLIPPHHLRTVKAIMMTSGMYNSSGEYAVDAGFPCKSGVSGSIIGVVSGRMGIGIVGPAIDKKGNSTAGGALIKKLSRDLKLNMFRTETL
- a CDS encoding DinB family protein, coding for MSLIISGSGAISGKSFAEICRSIDQWTDEAKVGSIEDMEELFANLAQEYRLFLQDKQGEEQITVEHPEFGTLTASYSDLIQHVVNHGTYHRGNITAMLRQLGYEGASTDYIFYLYETTQ
- a CDS encoding DinB family protein, coding for MKQYDFHVWAYEKTFSHLRKLPGDLFEKEVQSVFRSLSEVFAHVYVVDHLWLGSDLRKKLC